Proteins encoded by one window of Superficieibacter sp. HKU1:
- a CDS encoding TIGR04211 family SH3 domain-containing protein produces MPKLRLIALTLLTLSVSTVSHGEEKRYVSDELNTWVRSGPGDNYRLVGTVNAGEEVALLQTDAGSNYGQVRDSSGRTAWIPLKELNAEPSLRSRVPDLENQVKTLTDKLNGIDTTWNQRTAEMQQKVAQSDSVINGLKDENQKLKNELIVAQKKVSAANLQLDDKQRTIIMQWFMYGGGVLGIGLILGLVLPHMIPSRKRKDRWMN; encoded by the coding sequence ATGCCTAAATTACGCCTTATTGCCTTAACTTTATTGACGCTCAGCGTTTCCACCGTCTCTCATGGCGAAGAAAAGCGTTACGTTTCGGATGAACTGAACACCTGGGTACGTAGCGGCCCCGGAGATAATTATCGTCTCGTTGGCACGGTAAATGCCGGCGAAGAAGTTGCCCTGCTCCAGACGGATGCGGGCAGCAACTATGGCCAGGTACGCGACAGCAGCGGCCGTACCGCCTGGATCCCGCTGAAAGAGCTGAATGCCGAGCCAAGCCTGCGCTCACGCGTGCCGGATCTGGAAAATCAGGTGAAAACGTTGACCGATAAGCTAAACGGTATCGACACCACCTGGAATCAGCGCACCGCTGAAATGCAGCAAAAAGTGGCGCAGAGTGATAGCGTCATTAACGGCCTGAAAGATGAAAACCAGAAGCTGAAAAATGAGCTCATCGTGGCGCAGAAAAAGGTGAGCGCCGCCAATTTGCAGCTTGATGACAAGCAGCGCACCATCATTATGCAGTGGTTTATGTACGGTGGCGGCGTGCTGGGTATCGGGCTGATCCTGGGGCTGGTGCTGCCGCATATGATCCCAAGCCGCAAGCGCAAAGACCGCTGGATGAACTAA
- a CDS encoding multifunctional CCA addition/repair protein, whose translation MKSYLVGGAVRDGLLGLPIKDRDWVVVGATPQQMLDAGYQQVGRDFPVFLHPESHEEYALARTERKSGSGYTGFTCYAAPDVTLEDDLQRRDLTVNALAQDTDGTLIDPYHGQADLQNRLLRHVSPAFSEDPLRVLRVARFAARYAHLSFRIADETIALMREMTAAGELEHLTPERVWKETEGALGTRNPQVYFQVLRDCGALKVLFPELDALFGIPAPAKWHPEIDTGIHTLMTLSMAAMLSPAIDVRFATLCHDLGKGLTPKELWPRHHGHGPAGVRLVSEICARLRVPNDIRDLAKLVAEYHDLIHTFPLLQPKTIVKLFDSIDAWRKPQRVEQIALTSEADVRGRTGFESNAYPQGRQLRAAWEVARAVPVNEVVEAGFQGPEIREELTRRRIRAVAQWKDKNCPQPES comes from the coding sequence GTGAAGAGTTATCTGGTCGGTGGCGCAGTCAGGGACGGGTTATTAGGGCTACCGATTAAAGACCGGGATTGGGTCGTGGTTGGCGCTACACCGCAGCAAATGCTTGACGCGGGCTACCAGCAGGTAGGCCGCGATTTTCCCGTGTTTCTCCATCCTGAAAGCCACGAAGAGTACGCGCTGGCCCGTACCGAGCGTAAATCCGGTTCCGGCTACACCGGTTTCACCTGCTACGCCGCCCCGGACGTTACCCTCGAAGACGATTTACAGCGTCGCGATTTGACGGTTAACGCACTCGCTCAGGATACCGACGGCACGCTGATCGATCCCTATCACGGGCAGGCGGACCTGCAAAACCGCCTCCTGCGCCATGTTTCTCCCGCCTTTAGTGAAGATCCGTTACGTGTACTGCGCGTGGCGCGATTCGCCGCCCGCTATGCGCACCTGAGTTTTCGCATCGCCGATGAAACGATAGCGTTGATGCGCGAGATGACCGCCGCTGGCGAACTGGAACATCTGACGCCCGAGCGGGTATGGAAAGAGACGGAAGGGGCGCTCGGCACGCGTAATCCTCAGGTTTATTTTCAGGTGCTGCGCGACTGCGGCGCATTAAAGGTTCTGTTTCCTGAACTGGATGCATTATTCGGTATCCCCGCCCCGGCAAAATGGCATCCGGAAATCGACACCGGTATTCATACCCTGATGACGCTTTCAATGGCGGCGATGCTCAGCCCGGCGATTGATGTGCGCTTCGCCACCCTGTGCCACGATCTCGGCAAGGGTCTGACGCCCAAAGAACTATGGCCACGGCATCACGGTCACGGTCCGGCAGGCGTCCGTCTGGTCAGCGAAATCTGTGCGCGCCTGCGGGTGCCGAACGACATTCGCGATTTAGCGAAGCTGGTGGCGGAGTATCACGATCTCATCCATACCTTCCCGCTGCTACAGCCCAAAACCATCGTTAAACTGTTTGACTCTATCGACGCCTGGCGCAAGCCGCAGCGCGTGGAGCAGATCGCTTTAACCAGCGAAGCCGACGTGCGGGGTCGCACCGGGTTTGAAAGCAATGCGTATCCGCAAGGACGCCAGCTACGCGCCGCATGGGAAGTTGCCCGTGCAGTGCCGGTTAATGAGGTGGTGGAAGCAGGATTTCAGGGACCGGAGATCAGAGAAGAGTTAACCCGTCGTCGCATCCGGGCCGTGGCCCAGTGGAAAGATAAAAACTGCCCCCAGCCGGAAAGCTGA
- the bacA gene encoding undecaprenyl-diphosphate phosphatase has product MSDMHSLLIAAILGVVEGLTEFLPVSSTGHMIIVGHLLGFEDETAKTFEVVIQLGSILAVVVMFWRRLFGLIGIHFGRKPQHEGTGKGRLSLIHILLGMIPAVVLGLVFHDTIKSLFNPINVMYALVVGGLLLIAAECLKPKEPRAVGVDDMTYRQAFMIGCFQCLALWPGFSRSGATISGGMLMGVSRYAASEFSFLLAVPMMMGATALDLYKSIGFLSVADIPMFAVGFITAFVVALIAIKTFLHIIKRISFIPFAIYRFIVAAAVYAVFM; this is encoded by the coding sequence ATGAGCGATATGCATTCGCTGCTGATTGCGGCGATATTGGGCGTGGTCGAAGGATTGACAGAGTTTCTGCCTGTTTCCAGTACCGGTCACATGATTATCGTCGGCCACCTGCTGGGCTTTGAAGACGAAACGGCGAAAACCTTTGAAGTGGTCATCCAGTTAGGTTCAATTCTGGCGGTGGTGGTGATGTTCTGGCGTCGTCTGTTTGGCCTGATTGGCATCCATTTTGGCCGCAAGCCGCAGCATGAAGGGACTGGCAAGGGTCGTCTGTCCCTCATTCATATCCTTCTCGGTATGATCCCGGCGGTGGTGCTGGGTCTGGTATTCCACGATACGATTAAATCGTTGTTTAACCCGATTAACGTGATGTATGCGCTGGTCGTCGGTGGCCTGTTACTGATTGCCGCCGAGTGTCTCAAGCCGAAAGAGCCGCGCGCCGTAGGGGTGGACGACATGACGTATCGTCAGGCGTTTATGATTGGCTGTTTTCAGTGTCTGGCGCTGTGGCCGGGTTTCTCCCGCTCCGGGGCGACAATCTCCGGCGGGATGCTGATGGGCGTCAGCCGCTATGCCGCATCTGAATTCTCGTTCCTGCTGGCGGTGCCGATGATGATGGGCGCCACCGCGCTGGATCTCTATAAGAGCATCGGCTTTTTATCGGTTGCGGATATTCCGATGTTTGCCGTGGGCTTCATCACCGCCTTTGTTGTAGCGCTGATCGCCATCAAAACCTTCCTGCATATCATCAAACGGATTTCGTTTATTCCGTTCGCCATCTACCGTTTTATCGTGGCAGCCGCGGTCTACGCGGTCTTTATGTAA
- the folB gene encoding bifunctional dihydroneopterin aldolase/7,8-dihydroneopterin epimerase: MDIVFIEQLSVITTIGVYDWEQTIEQKLMFDIEMAWDNRKAAASDDVADCLSYADVSELVVSHVEGGRFALVERVAEEVATLLLERFPSPWVRIKVSKPGAVARAASVGVIIERGNIPKENI; encoded by the coding sequence ATGGATATTGTATTTATAGAGCAACTTTCGGTAATCACCACTATTGGCGTGTATGACTGGGAGCAAACTATCGAACAAAAGCTCATGTTCGATATCGAAATGGCGTGGGATAACCGTAAAGCGGCGGCCAGCGATGATGTCGCCGACTGTCTGAGCTACGCCGACGTCAGCGAGCTGGTGGTCAGCCATGTGGAAGGCGGGCGCTTTGCGCTGGTCGAGCGCGTCGCGGAAGAAGTTGCGACTCTGCTACTGGAACGTTTTCCGTCACCGTGGGTGCGCATCAAAGTCAGTAAGCCGGGGGCGGTAGCGCGGGCGGCAAGCGTTGGCGTAATCATTGAGCGTGGCAATATTCCTAAAGAAAACATTTAA
- the plsY gene encoding glycerol-3-phosphate 1-O-acyltransferase PlsY has protein sequence MSAIAPGMIFLAYLCGSISSAILVCRIAGLPDPRDSGSGNPGATNVLRIGGKGAAVTVLIFDVLKGMLPVWGAYALGLAPFWLGLIAIAACLGHIWPVFFHFRGGKGVATAFGAIAPIGWDLTGVMAGTWLLTILLSGYSSLGAIVSALIAPFYVWWFRPEFTFPVSMLSCLILLRHHDNIQRLWRRQETKIWTRLKKKKQKDADGGRDA, from the coding sequence ATGAGTGCAATCGCGCCTGGAATGATCTTCCTTGCCTACCTTTGCGGCTCAATTTCCAGCGCCATTCTGGTCTGCCGCATTGCAGGTTTACCCGATCCGCGCGATAGCGGTTCCGGTAATCCGGGGGCGACCAATGTTTTACGAATTGGCGGCAAGGGAGCAGCCGTAACCGTACTGATTTTTGATGTCTTAAAAGGCATGCTGCCGGTCTGGGGCGCGTATGCGCTGGGCCTTGCGCCTTTCTGGCTGGGGTTAATTGCCATCGCCGCCTGCCTCGGGCACATCTGGCCCGTCTTCTTCCATTTTCGCGGTGGCAAAGGCGTTGCGACAGCCTTCGGTGCCATTGCGCCTATCGGCTGGGACCTGACCGGCGTGATGGCCGGAACCTGGCTGCTGACAATTTTGCTGAGCGGCTATTCCTCGCTGGGTGCTATCGTCAGCGCATTGATCGCGCCCTTCTACGTGTGGTGGTTCAGACCGGAGTTTACCTTCCCGGTCTCGATGCTGTCGTGCCTGATCCTGCTCCGTCATCACGACAACATCCAGCGGCTCTGGCGTCGTCAGGAGACCAAAATCTGGACCCGGCTAAAGAAGAAAAAGCAAAAAGACGCGGATGGCGGTCGTGATGCCTGA
- a CDS encoding MFS transporter has protein sequence MTEITESAAVATAGNAPGGDIKWVRNASDVTQLVNTGSQGRANARIVIGIALGGIFLDAYDLGALAFGIKDITREFNLTPAGTGMVASAITFGAIVGALIGGYLTDKIGRYRVFMADMIFFVVAAIACAFAPNEYALAGARFVMGLGVGIDLPVAMAFLSEFARLKGPGNKAASVAMWCPTWYAAISISYLLVLFFYAVLPESHSDWLWRIILGFGAIPALVIIAIRSRYMSESPVWAANQGNLKEAASILRKAYNINAHVPQDALDRPAPVVNKARWQNYLDLFRGVYLRRTTLATLLSVVSSFAYNAVAFGLPVIISSFFVQSMLTTILISLALNLLFAFVGGLLAVRLVPRFGAWRMSLGGYACQLIALLVLALIGRPEGAAEGVASVAMLALFLFGQGFGPGAHTMAFASLSYPTSLRGVGVGLNQTLMRSSSTLSLFLFPLLVASLDTAVFWIIALAPLIGLVSLLAIRWEPSGYDIDAEDYR, from the coding sequence ATGACTGAAATCACTGAATCTGCTGCCGTTGCAACGGCAGGCAATGCCCCTGGCGGCGACATTAAATGGGTGCGGAACGCCTCCGACGTCACGCAACTGGTGAACACCGGATCGCAGGGACGGGCTAACGCCCGGATCGTCATCGGCATTGCGCTGGGCGGCATTTTCCTCGACGCTTACGATCTCGGCGCGCTGGCGTTTGGCATCAAAGACATTACCCGCGAGTTCAACCTGACGCCCGCGGGCACCGGAATGGTAGCGTCGGCCATCACCTTCGGCGCGATTGTCGGGGCCTTAATTGGCGGTTATCTCACGGATAAAATCGGCCGCTACCGGGTGTTTATGGCCGACATGATCTTCTTCGTGGTCGCCGCAATTGCCTGCGCCTTTGCGCCGAACGAATACGCGCTCGCCGGCGCGCGCTTTGTGATGGGATTGGGCGTTGGCATCGATCTTCCCGTAGCCATGGCCTTCCTGAGCGAGTTCGCCAGGCTGAAAGGCCCCGGCAACAAAGCCGCCAGCGTCGCCATGTGGTGTCCGACGTGGTACGCCGCCATCAGCATTTCCTACCTGCTGGTGCTCTTCTTCTATGCCGTTCTGCCGGAAAGCCACAGCGACTGGCTGTGGCGGATCATCCTCGGCTTTGGGGCCATTCCCGCGCTGGTGATTATCGCCATTCGCAGCCGCTATATGAGCGAATCTCCGGTGTGGGCGGCAAATCAGGGCAACCTGAAAGAAGCTGCGTCGATACTGCGCAAGGCTTACAACATTAACGCTCACGTTCCGCAAGATGCGCTGGATCGGCCTGCGCCGGTGGTCAATAAAGCCAGATGGCAAAACTATCTGGATCTGTTTCGCGGCGTGTATTTACGCCGTACCACGCTGGCCACGCTGCTGTCGGTGGTCTCGTCGTTTGCCTATAACGCCGTGGCGTTTGGTCTGCCGGTGATCATCTCCAGCTTCTTCGTACAGTCGATGCTCACCACCATTCTGATTTCGCTGGCGCTGAACCTGCTGTTTGCCTTCGTGGGTGGCCTGCTGGCCGTACGGCTGGTGCCGCGCTTCGGCGCATGGCGGATGTCGCTCGGCGGCTATGCCTGCCAGCTGATTGCGCTGCTGGTGCTGGCGCTGATTGGCCGACCGGAAGGCGCGGCGGAAGGGGTGGCGTCAGTCGCGATGCTGGCGCTATTTCTATTTGGTCAGGGGTTTGGACCGGGCGCACATACCATGGCGTTCGCCTCCCTCAGCTACCCGACTTCGCTGCGCGGCGTCGGCGTGGGTCTTAACCAGACGCTGATGCGCAGCAGCTCTACGTTGTCGCTGTTCCTGTTCCCGCTGCTGGTGGCCTCGCTGGATACCGCCGTGTTCTGGATCATCGCCCTCGCACCGTTGATTGGTCTGGTGTCGCTACTGGCGATCCGCTGGGAGCCGTCAGGCTACGATATCGACGCCGAAGATTATCGGTAA
- a CDS encoding urease accessory protein UreD, producing MVVTQVTDKTYKGWQASLALQFCHTAEKTLLRSARHSGPLTVQRPFYPEGDTCHLYLLHPPGGIVGGDELTITVSLDPASHALLTMPGASKFYRSGGATARLNQRFDLAPDATLEWLPQDAIFFPGAQARVQTVFHLSIGSRLLAWDLLCLGRPVIGESFSRGKLDNRLEVWKDGVPLLIERLHLADGDLSPVANHPWVGTLLFYPATEMLLDAVRERLAPLGAFAGATLVDSLLTVRFLSDDNLICLRAMRDIWCFMRPHLLQKPPVLPRIWQT from the coding sequence ATGGTTGTTACCCAGGTCACTGATAAAACGTATAAAGGCTGGCAGGCATCGCTTGCATTGCAGTTTTGTCATACCGCGGAAAAAACCCTTCTGCGCTCCGCCCGCCACAGCGGTCCGCTCACCGTACAGCGGCCTTTTTATCCTGAAGGCGATACCTGCCATCTCTATTTGCTGCACCCTCCCGGCGGAATTGTCGGCGGTGACGAGTTGACGATTACCGTCAGCCTCGATCCTGCAAGCCATGCGCTACTGACGATGCCGGGCGCGAGCAAATTTTATCGCAGCGGCGGTGCTACCGCCCGGCTGAATCAGCGCTTCGATCTCGCCCCGGACGCCACGCTGGAATGGCTGCCGCAGGATGCGATTTTCTTCCCCGGTGCGCAGGCCCGCGTGCAAACCGTTTTTCATCTCAGCATCGGTTCTCGCCTGCTGGCGTGGGATCTGCTGTGCCTTGGCCGCCCGGTCATCGGCGAGTCTTTTAGCCGGGGGAAACTGGACAACCGGCTGGAAGTGTGGAAAGACGGCGTGCCGCTGCTGATTGAACGTCTGCACCTGGCGGACGGCGATCTGTCGCCCGTGGCGAATCACCCCTGGGTCGGCACGCTGCTGTTTTATCCGGCCACTGAAATGCTGCTGGACGCCGTGCGTGAAAGGCTCGCTCCGCTGGGCGCGTTCGCTGGCGCGACCCTCGTCGACAGCCTTCTGACCGTGCGGTTTCTCAGCGATGACAATTTAATTTGCCTGCGGGCGATGCGCGACATCTGGTGCTTTATGCGTCCTCACCTGCTGCAAAAACCTCCCGTACTCCCCCGTATCTGGCAGACATAA
- a CDS encoding urease subunit gamma, which produces MELTPREKDKLLLFTAALVAERRLARGLKLNYPEAVALISAFIMEGARDGKSVAALMEDGRHVLTRDQVMEGIPEMIPDIQVEATFPDGSKLVTVHHPII; this is translated from the coding sequence ATGGAATTGACGCCGAGAGAAAAAGATAAGCTGCTGTTATTTACCGCCGCGCTTGTGGCGGAAAGACGCCTCGCCCGCGGCCTGAAGCTTAACTATCCGGAAGCCGTGGCGCTGATCAGCGCCTTTATTATGGAAGGCGCGCGCGACGGCAAAAGCGTGGCGGCGCTGATGGAAGACGGACGTCATGTGCTGACCCGCGATCAGGTGATGGAAGGCATTCCGGAGATGATCCCCGACATCCAGGTCGAGGCTACCTTCCCGGACGGATCGAAGCTGGTCACCGTCCATCATCCGATTATCTGA
- a CDS encoding urease subunit beta has translation MIPGEYRIQSGDIEINVGRPTLTVIVENHGDRPIQVGSHYHFYEVNPALKFDRESCKGYRLNIASGTAVRFEPGQKRDVMLVAVAGARRIFGFRGDVMDSLEADHD, from the coding sequence ATGATCCCAGGCGAGTACAGGATCCAGTCCGGCGACATTGAGATTAACGTTGGCCGTCCGACGCTGACAGTGATTGTCGAAAACCACGGCGATCGGCCAATTCAGGTGGGATCGCATTATCATTTTTACGAGGTCAATCCGGCGCTGAAGTTCGATCGCGAATCCTGCAAAGGTTATCGATTGAATATAGCCTCGGGTACGGCAGTACGTTTTGAACCCGGGCAAAAGCGCGACGTAATGCTGGTCGCCGTCGCCGGTGCGCGACGCATATTCGGCTTTCGCGGTGACGTGATGGATAGCCTGGAGGCCGATCATGACTAA
- the ureC gene encoding urease subunit alpha, whose protein sequence is MTKISRQAWADMFGPTTGDKVRLADSELWIEVEKDFTTPGEEVKFGGGKVIRDGMGQGQMPASECVDLVLTNALIIDHWGIVKADIGVKDGRIFAIGKAGNPDIQPDVTIPIGVATEVIAAEGKIVTAGGVDTHIHWICPQQAEEALISGVTTMIGGGTGPAAGTNATTCTPGPWYIARMLQAADALPVNIGLLGKGNGSNPETLREQVAAGAIGLKIHEDWGATPAAINCSLTVADEMDVQVALHSDTLNESGFVEDTLAAIGDRTIHTFHTEGAGGGHAPDIITACAHPNILPSSTNPTLPYTVNTIDEHLDMLMVCHHLDPDIAEDVAFAESRIRRETIAAEDVLHDVGAFSLTSSDSQAMGRVGEVILRTWQVAHRMKVQRGALPEETGDNDNFRVKRYIAKYTINPALTHGIAHEVGSVEAGKLADLVVWSPAFFGVKPATIVKGGMIAAAPMGDINASIPTPQPVHYRPMFGALGAARHACRMTFISQAAQAASIPQQLNLQSSIGMVKGCRTVKKRDMIHNHLQPNITVDAQTYEVRIDGELITSEPADVLPMAQRYFLF, encoded by the coding sequence ATGACTAAGATTTCTCGTCAGGCCTGGGCCGATATGTTCGGTCCCACTACCGGTGACAAAGTGCGGCTGGCGGACAGCGAACTGTGGATCGAGGTGGAGAAGGACTTCACCACGCCCGGCGAAGAGGTGAAATTCGGCGGTGGCAAGGTGATCCGCGACGGCATGGGTCAGGGACAAATGCCCGCCAGCGAGTGCGTGGATCTGGTGCTGACCAACGCGCTGATTATCGATCACTGGGGGATCGTCAAAGCGGATATCGGCGTTAAAGACGGTCGGATCTTTGCGATCGGCAAAGCCGGTAATCCGGATATTCAGCCTGATGTGACGATCCCGATTGGGGTGGCGACGGAGGTGATCGCCGCTGAAGGGAAGATCGTCACCGCAGGCGGTGTGGATACGCATATTCACTGGATCTGTCCGCAGCAGGCTGAGGAAGCGCTGATCTCCGGCGTGACCACCATGATCGGCGGTGGCACCGGTCCGGCGGCGGGGACGAATGCCACGACCTGTACCCCCGGCCCGTGGTACATCGCCCGTATGCTCCAGGCGGCGGATGCGCTGCCGGTCAACATTGGCCTGCTTGGTAAAGGCAACGGCTCAAACCCGGAAACCCTGCGCGAGCAGGTAGCGGCGGGGGCGATCGGCCTGAAAATCCATGAAGACTGGGGCGCGACGCCCGCCGCGATTAATTGCTCGCTGACCGTCGCCGACGAGATGGATGTTCAGGTGGCGCTGCACAGCGACACGCTTAATGAGTCCGGCTTCGTTGAAGATACGCTGGCGGCGATAGGCGATCGCACCATCCATACCTTTCATACCGAAGGCGCGGGCGGCGGCCACGCGCCGGATATTATCACCGCCTGCGCACACCCCAATATTCTGCCCTCTTCCACCAACCCGACGCTGCCGTATACCGTCAATACCATCGACGAACATCTCGATATGCTGATGGTCTGCCATCATCTTGACCCGGATATTGCCGAGGACGTGGCGTTTGCCGAGTCGCGCATCCGCCGGGAGACCATCGCCGCTGAAGATGTACTGCACGATGTCGGCGCGTTCTCGCTGACGTCGTCGGACTCGCAGGCCATGGGACGCGTCGGTGAAGTGATCCTGCGTACCTGGCAGGTAGCGCACCGAATGAAGGTTCAACGCGGCGCGCTGCCCGAAGAGACGGGCGATAACGATAATTTCCGCGTGAAGCGCTATATCGCCAAATACACCATTAACCCGGCGCTGACCCACGGAATCGCTCATGAAGTCGGCTCGGTCGAAGCGGGGAAACTGGCGGATCTGGTGGTCTGGTCGCCTGCCTTTTTTGGCGTTAAACCGGCGACGATTGTGAAAGGCGGGATGATTGCCGCCGCGCCGATGGGCGATATCAACGCCTCGATCCCCACGCCGCAGCCGGTGCACTACCGGCCGATGTTCGGCGCGCTGGGGGCCGCACGTCACGCCTGCCGGATGACGTTTATTTCGCAGGCGGCGCAGGCCGCCAGTATTCCGCAGCAGCTGAATTTGCAGAGCAGCATCGGCATGGTGAAAGGCTGCCGGACGGTGAAAAAGCGCGACATGATCCACAACCATCTGCAACCTAACATTACCGTTGATGCCCAGACCTACGAGGTACGCATTGACGGGGAACTCATTACCAGCGAGCCGGCGGACGTGCTGCCAATGGCACAACGCTATTTTCTGTTTTAA
- the ureE gene encoding urease accessory protein UreE: MLYLTTRIDVPARITATVTLPIDVRVKSRARVTLSDGREAGLMLPRGLLLRGGDVLSSDDGLERVEVIAADEPVSVVRCDDPFLLARACYHLGNRHVPLQILPGELRYHHDHVLDDMLRQFALDVTFAQVPFEPEAGAYSGEAHAHSHAH, translated from the coding sequence ATGCTCTATTTAACCACGCGGATTGACGTCCCCGCCCGGATTACGGCGACGGTAACGCTCCCCATCGACGTGCGGGTGAAAAGCCGGGCCAGAGTGACGCTCAGCGACGGGCGCGAAGCCGGGCTGATGCTGCCGCGCGGCTTGCTGCTGCGCGGCGGCGATGTCCTCAGCAGCGACGACGGCCTGGAAAGGGTTGAAGTGATCGCCGCCGATGAACCGGTCTCCGTCGTGCGCTGCGACGATCCTTTCCTGCTCGCCAGAGCCTGTTATCACCTCGGCAACCGCCATGTTCCGTTGCAGATCCTGCCGGGCGAACTGCGCTACCACCACGATCACGTGCTGGACGATATGCTGCGCCAGTTCGCGCTGGACGTTACGTTTGCTCAGGTGCCGTTTGAGCCGGAGGCCGGGGCATATTCCGGCGAAGCCCACGCACATTCGCACGCGCACTAA
- a CDS encoding urease accessory protein UreF, whose translation MIESVRLLRLMQLASSSLPVGSFTWSQGLEWATEAGWVADSKAFKRWQIQQMKHSFFCVDLPIFARLYHACAEEDIDQARRWTAYLLACRETRELREEERNRGAAFTRLVTDWEPQCTPAWRALFAQSQLCGMAWLGVRWRIDLNALALSLGYSWIESAVMAGVKLVPFGQQAAQQLILSLSEHYAAGMEEALLREEADIGSATPLTAIASARHETQYSRLFRS comes from the coding sequence ATGATCGAGTCTGTACGATTATTGCGCCTGATGCAGCTTGCCAGCAGCAGCCTTCCGGTCGGCTCCTTTACCTGGTCACAGGGGCTGGAATGGGCGACAGAAGCGGGCTGGGTCGCCGATAGCAAGGCTTTTAAGCGCTGGCAGATCCAGCAGATGAAGCACAGCTTCTTTTGCGTGGATCTGCCCATTTTCGCCCGGCTGTACCACGCCTGTGCCGAAGAGGATATCGACCAGGCCCGACGCTGGACGGCGTACCTGCTGGCCTGCCGTGAGACGCGCGAGCTGCGGGAAGAGGAGCGCAATCGCGGCGCGGCCTTTACCCGCCTGGTAACCGACTGGGAGCCGCAATGTACCCCGGCCTGGCGCGCGCTGTTCGCGCAAAGCCAGCTGTGCGGGATGGCCTGGCTCGGCGTGCGCTGGCGGATCGATCTCAACGCACTGGCGCTCAGTCTCGGCTATAGCTGGATCGAAAGTGCGGTGATGGCGGGCGTCAAACTGGTGCCGTTCGGCCAGCAGGCGGCGCAGCAGTTGATCCTGTCTCTGTCCGAGCACTATGCGGCAGGCATGGAAGAGGCGCTGTTGCGTGAGGAGGCTGATATTGGATCGGCCACGCCGCTGACCGCCATCGCTTCTGCACGCCATGAAACTCAATATTCGCGGTTGTTCCGTTCCTGA
- the ureG gene encoding urease accessory protein UreG, whose protein sequence is MSHTKHPLRVGVGGPVGSGKTALLEALCKAMRNTYQLAVVTNDIYTKEDQRILTEAGALEPERIVGVETGGCPHTAIREDASMNLAAVEALSEKFGNLDVIFIESGGDNLSATFSPELADLTIYVIDVAEGEKIPRKGGPGITKSDFLAINKTDLAPYVGASLEVMERDTLRMRGERPWTFTNLKSGDGLAKIIAFLEDKGMLKG, encoded by the coding sequence ATGTCACACACTAAACATCCGTTGCGCGTCGGCGTCGGCGGCCCGGTCGGGTCCGGCAAAACCGCGCTGCTGGAAGCCTTATGCAAGGCGATGCGTAATACCTATCAGCTGGCGGTCGTCACTAACGATATTTATACCAAAGAAGACCAGCGCATCCTGACCGAAGCGGGCGCACTGGAGCCGGAGCGCATTGTCGGCGTGGAAACCGGCGGCTGTCCGCACACGGCGATCCGTGAAGATGCGTCGATGAATCTGGCGGCAGTGGAAGCGCTGAGCGAAAAATTCGGCAATCTGGATGTGATTTTCATTGAGAGCGGCGGCGATAACCTGAGCGCCACGTTCAGCCCGGAGCTGGCGGATCTGACGATTTACGTGATCGACGTGGCCGAAGGCGAGAAAATCCCGCGAAAAGGCGGACCAGGGATCACTAAGTCCGATTTTCTGGCGATCAACAAAACCGATCTCGCGCCGTATGTCGGAGCATCGCTGGAGGTGATGGAGCGCGATACGTTAAGAATGCGCGGCGAAAGACCGTGGACGTTCACCAACCTGAAAAGCGGCGACGGTCTGGCGAAGATTATTGCGTTTCTGGAAGATAAAGGGATGCTGAAGGGGTAA